AGAGAATATTCTACTTTtgagaaaatgaaaagaaaaagaaagcctTTTTTCCATATAGAAGCATGTAGAGAGGAGCAAGTAAAAGGAAATAAATGGGTGATAAAGATGGCACTCCAATTCCCTGAACATGAAGCAATTAGAGAAAGTGTCACTCAACTAAACACATTGAGTAGTATTAGACTACTATTAGTATTAATTAGTTAGTCAATTACTTAATCCTCTGTCTGAGTCAGCTACTTGTTATTGGAAATATGAACACAGTGGCGTGGACAAGAATATTATCGTGTCTTTGTCAGTTTCTTTCTATTCTTTATGCATTTGTTTACGTACCAACAATCATACATCACATTGAGCTACCAATCCTTGATTAAGCAAAACTAATATTTAATAATACCATAGTCATTTTAGCACCTTCTCATATAAAGTAGGGTTAAAGTTATTTTTGGTGCTTTAATCATTTGTAAATTCTAATATTCATTATTATAATATTTGGCTAAGCATATTTAACCTTCACCTAATTCAAATGTGTGTTTTGATCCCTTTATTTTTATTAATCCGTTCAACCACTTAATTATCCATGTATTATATTAGCggtaatatagatatgaaaattGTTCAAATATAAACACTTCCAACATAAAGAGACCAAAACACATATTTCACTTAATTAAAGATTAAATGTATCAAATATCATAAAAACTAAAAttaaattttataaataactGAAGAATTAAAAGTGCTATTATCACTATAAAGTATCACATGATAGGTACCTTTCTTTTTGAAACTCAATACATGAAACTAAAATAAGTAACCACTGAAGACTGAAGAGTACTTTTTACTCAAAAAATCTTGGTCTCTGAGAAAAGTAAATGCGATTAGCGTAAATTAATAGCACTAAAAGTACAAAACTTCAAATTCCTAAATCTTGGTCCGTATGAGTGCCTTATATTTATTCCATCCTATTCAAATTCATACGCTGCTAGGTGGGCATGTCCACAGAATTTAACATTTCAATAATAGTAGTATTGTATATCTTAAATTATTTTTACGTAGTTGTCAACCTAACTTCTCCTTTTCGACTTTAAAGACAATAGTTTATGAAAACTCACGTAAAGAGTTATATTTTGCttattaacaaaataaaaattactTGACTTTGATTAAGTAAATAGTAGTCTAAAGTTCATTAGAATACAAGTGTTATCTAATCCCATTCCTCTTTCATTTCCTCCGGCCATCATTTCATAAATAACATTTTCTATACATTCTTTTTTCATCAGACTAACGTTTTAGTTTAACTGCTTGTATTTACACGCAAATTATATAACCAAGATTTTGTTGTATGAATGAGATATTTCTATTCTTAACTCGGAGGAAATATAGTGTTAGTAACTAAATTTTGAATTTaatcttttatatatatttagaTAATTTCTTAATACAAATACAAATTTTAACTAAAATTACTGAGTTAGGCCGAATCTGTACATAATCTTCTAGCTCCATCCCTATCTTAACTACAAATCTTGCATTCGAACCATATCAATGGAGAAACCCTTGTTGGAAGCGTTGTTCCCCTTTATACGTTCCGACACGAATCTGAATTAGTCGAATTAATAGATTTAAAATGTCAaatgattatataaaaatatacaaGTAAATTGTGAAGTGGGGGAGGCTATCTCCTTTAATAGGTTCCGACACGAATCTGATTTAGTTGGACAAGCAAATTTCAAGATACCAAATAAATTATGAAATGAGGGTTTTGGTGGTGATGGTGGGCTGgggtgtgggggtgggggggtgtgGCGCAgtaaaaaattggaaatttgaaacaTTCCAAAGAGGCATTAGAAAGGGCAAAAAGAAACATTACAAAGAGGGGAAGAAGATAACAAAATGGACAAGAAAGGGACCAAaaaaaccaaatcaaatcaaaacaaaacaaagtaaagcAAAACCCAAACCCCCCATGAGAATAGACCAGAAAGTACTCTCTCATAAACAAACAGAAACCAGTAAAATCAGGAAAAAACCATAGCAAAAGTTGGAacaaaaagcaaaaaagaaaccctcacacacacacacacacaactacAACTACAGTTCAAAAAAAAGCTTCTCTTTTGTATCTTACCAATCCCTTTCATTTCTACTCTTTCTTTTCAATAAGTCTTTCTGTTTTTTGTTAGCCTGTCAGTTCAACTTCAACAGTTCAACCCCATCCATTTTCCCTCCCAATGCCACCCAATATGGTCCCCCTTGTCATGCATTAAACACTATACTCCATGTTACCTCTCAGGTTAGGAACAAAATGGTGGTCTTTTTCTTTCATAATATGTGTTCAAAATTTGGTCTTTTTAATACATTTTTGTATGTGGGTACTTATCaagattccattttttttttttatcttattaaGCTAATTTAACTCTTTTCTTGACTAAATAAGCAAATGGGTATTCAATATTTCTCATAATATGTGTGCAAGAATTGGTTATGTGGGTACTTATCAAGATTCCATTTTTTGATCTTATTATGCTAATTTTACACTTTGCTTGAATAATAAGCAAATGGGGTTTCGATATTTATTCATAATTGGTTGTTTTAACATATTTCTGTATGTGGGTACTTATCAAGATTCTATTTTTTTGATCTCCTTATGTTAATTTTACTCTTTGCTTGAATAAATAAGCAAATGGGGTTTCAATATTTCTTCATAAGTAGTTGTTTTAACACATTTCTGTATGTGAGTACTTATCAAGATTCCATTTTTTGATCTTGTTATGCCAAATTTACTTTTTTCTTGACTAAATAAGCAAATAGGTATTCATATCTGAAAATGGAAATGGTGAATGTTCAGTTCTTGTCTGTTTCAACTGTGTGATTTCTTGCTTTTTTTGGGTTTACCTTTTTCTTCAGATCTAATTTTAGCTTATTTGAGTTAATTGTAATGGAAATGTTTGGTTGTGggttgattgatgatttgattGTTGAACTGATTCACTAGGTATTTGATGAAATCAAAGTTGAGAAGGAATTAGGGGTTGGTTGTTGGTGTGTAATATTTTTTTGAAATGGATGGGAGAATGAAGAAGTACAGGCAATTGAGTCCAGACAGAGCAAAAGTTTGGACCGAAAAATCGCCTAAGTATCAACAGCAACAGCCACGGTTGACTAATGGAAAAGTGCCGGTAGTATACTATCTTAGTAGAAATCGACAGCTTGAACATCCTCATTTCATTGAAGTACCCTTGTCTTCCTCTGATGGTATCTACTTGAGAGGTAATGCATTTTTGTAAAAATATGTTTGATGACTAATATGATTGATTGTAAATCTGTATTGGaatttattttgtgttgttgtacCTTTGAAGATGTAATTGAGAGGCTTAATGTTTTGAGAGGTCGAGGAATGGCTTCGTTATACTCATGGTCTTGCAAGAGGTATGGATTGTTCAACAATTTTGGTTTTGTTGTCAAATTTGGCTTTAAATGGAAGATATAACTATTTACTTGATTATGAAAACAGAAGCTACAAGAATGGTTTCGtgtggcatgatctttgtgaagatGACCTTATTCTTCCTGCTCATGGTAATGAATATGTTCTAAAAGGCTCAGAGCTTTTCGATGAATCCGATGCAGGTAGTTTATACCTTCTTTATAGAATTGTAAACTTTGAACCACTTGATTGTTAGGGGTCGCTTGATAGGGTGTATTAGGTAGAATAATGCTGGTCTAAAATGTTTGGTTGCATATCTCACTTATGTACAACTACTACCGCACCCTATttagtactattcttatacatagtaaaCCAGGGCGTTAACAATACTGgtactattcttatacacccTGTTTGGTACTACTCTTGATAATGCAATGcatattatttttaatacagCAAACCAAACAGTCGATAAGAAATAATGCCAACATAACTAATCCCAACATTACTAATTCCAGAATTACTAATCTCATCTCTACATAACCTGTCTTCGAACTAAACAACCCCTTGGTGTAAATTGCGGGTGTTACTGCAAGAAATTGGACTAATGGAGTGATGGATGAGTTTGGCTGCACAAATTCATCATCGGAAGTCTCTTGCTACTGGAGTTCCCTTTTATTCTGAATGGTTACAATTTTGAGATCATTAGTGTGCTTATAAACCAACTATGAGTAAACTGGCTTTCTGTTCCAGGCCGCTTCAGTCCTGCTGCAAATGTTAGATTGTCAAACCAAAAGCTACTGCCAGAACCACAATCCTCTAGAAGCCAAGACGATACCTCGTCTTCTTCTAGCATGAATGAAAAAGGTATAAAGAATTCTCAAGACGATGAATCCCCACCTCCTGTTCAACAATCAGGTTCTTCAGCGGTATCTCCTCAGTCGTCCAGTGCTGATAAAAGCTCTTCATGGAACGGTTCATTAAGCTTGACAGAGTACAAGATCTATAAAACCGAAGGCCTAGCCGATGCTTCAACTCAGACCGATGACAATGCAAGCAAAACTAGACCTCCAGAGACTTGCACGAGAGGTGTTTCTACAGATGACGGGTCTATGGAGCCTGAAAATAATGAAATTCATGAGGTTCCGGTTCAACCAACAAATGAATCTGCACAGCTATGCCGGGAGACAGTATCGCCTGCTCCGTCCTCGTCAAGTGCATCGTCATCAGGTGGTAGAACAGATACCTTGGAATCCCTCATCAGAGCTGATATTAATAAGCTCAACAGCTTTAGAATAATTGAAGGGGAGGAGTTTCGGGTTCCAAAAACTAAGCTAAAGCCTTCAAATGTGCTGATGCAACTAATTTCTTGTGGATCGATTTCAGTAAAGGATCATACTTTTGGCCTTATTCCTACTTACAGGCCGAGATTTTCGCATTCAAAATTTCCGTCTCCTCTCTTCTCAACCTCTTTATCTTTAGGAGATCTTGATTGCCTGGCAGAGAATCCTAGGTTTACGGGTTTGAAGTTGGAAGATAAGGAATACTTTAGCGGCAGCTTACTTGAGACAAATATGACCAAGGAACCTACTCTTCTAAAGCGGTCGTCGTCCTACAATGCTGACAGGTTGCTCTTTTTTGCTATTCTCTTCCAGCACTACTCTCTTTGTTTCattttgtttgtcttagtttaACTCAGcaaggagtttaagaaagtaaaaacTACAAGACTTTAGAATTTTGTGGTcctaaactaaagatatgtataatgtccaaaatgtcctttaatcttgtggtcttaacaTGCCATGTGGGATGTTGGAATTAAAAAGTtgtcaaattaggaaagaggcattctttccgaaatagactaaaaaggaaagtaagaaacaaattgaaacggagggagtagaatCACTTACTATGTAATTAATAGATGCTTTACCAATATGACTGTTCAGACTTCTTGCCTGTTGGAAAATCCTTTGGGTTTGTAAAACCATAGTTTTATGGCAGTAATCTGACAATACGTAGCTGCTAAATTTTGCTTATTTGATTTCCTTCAGTTTTAATCATGTCAACATTCTAGTGCAAGTCATAGGACAGCTTTCATATTTAGTTATTTTGTCCTTCCTCACGGTGGTTGTCTTTATATTATCTTCTTCGCATTATGGGAACAAATTCAGTATCTTTGACAATGGTTAAGAAGAAACCCTCttattaattaatttaaactTGAAATACCGCCTAATTGGTCTTGTCCATGAGTTAGTGAAGGTTGGTTCTTGTCCATGATGTAATTGGTCTTCAAGACCAAGAATTCTTTGCTTGATTTTGCATGCCATTCTAAATGTTGAGTTGGAAGCTGGATTTGTCGATGCAGGACAAATAAAGAACTAGGAGATTCAGTTGAAGACAAAGAGGAGAAAAAAGCAGGCACAAAGTGCATTCCACGTTCCATCAAGGTTTCCCTGAATAAGCAGCAGGCAAGAAGCGAGTCAATGAAATCTCCTCTTTCCGAAGGTCCTAGAATCTCATCGGATAGAATAGGCAGTTCACGGACCCTTACATCTGACACATCCTGTGGAGGAAGCAAGCGAATTACAGAGCCATCACCTGGCAATAGACACTCAAATAGAATAGACTCTTTCAGAGAGGAGAAAGACAATGTGATCAAAATTGAAGAAAGTTGAGTATTACCGACTAAACTAAAGGTATGTTATTTCCTTGTTATCGAATTTTGTTGGTTGAAATGTTTTCCTTGTATTTTTCAGCAGGCTTGCTTCAGGAGCTCGGGTTATAATACAGTCGACAGGAGCTTTTGACAACGATGAACATTAGGCGACCAGAAGGTTTGGTTTAACTAAGTGGGGGAATTTTGTTAATCTTGTAACTATTTGGTCCTACTTTTAACTGTCCAATCATGTTTTGTAAATGCCAAATAGGGAAAAGCATGAAGTAAATCAAGTATTTGCTGATACAAGTAGTTAGTTTTGAGCTGGTTCTATTGTACCTACTACCATTGGATTTTTTgatatcttttttcttttctgacTGTTTTCTGGTGTATAATCGTCATTGAAATGATCAAGTGTTCCACTTTCAATTTAGTCAACTAAGTAAATCTAAGCAATCATTTGGCTGTCTTATTTTGTCTTTGAAGTTTTATCTTATGTGTCTAAAAGAATGTAGGGACGATAGAATTCAAAAGCTTGAGGAAATAAAGACTCTATATAAAATAAGCACTTGCTTCTCTATAATAGGGTAGTGGGGAGAATGATAGTTTTGTTTTAGTAAAATGGATATACATCTCAAAGCATTTCTGGACGACCATTCTCAATATTATTCCTTGAAGAAAGATCGAACCTACACGCTCTTTAACTTGAGATTTTTATTCTTGTATGTCTACAAGTTCAACACTACCATGAGTATAATATTTATCTAATGCATTGTATGATATGAAATATATTGACAAAGATGAATCCGGTCATATCATAATAGGGGACCAATTTGAACATCCAGCTACtttgttttggattgttgggagaatacaatttctgatatatatatatatatgcaaatgaTGTCAAATCAAACCTATTTCTTTATTCACTCACCGAGCTCAATAGCGTTATAATAGTGATACGTTAAAAAACTGAGCTAAAAAATTGTATAGTTAAACCTTGTTATTCTATTTGGTTAAACCAAATTCTTTCTCATGCTTAATGTTAAGAAACAAATTATTAACACTTATATTTTATGATACCCTTCTTCCCGCCCAAATATCAGTTAAATAAGAAGCATTGTGAACTTTTATACATTGAAAATTCTGTCTTGATGCAATTAAATAGGGCCAATTAGGACACAATAAAAAGTTAATAACACTTTGAATTTTGAAATGAGATTGAAGAGTAAAAAGACAAAAAGAGTAACCAAGGGAGCATGGGATTCCACTGGCCAATTGAGCTTTTTGTGGCAGATGCTTTGACTTTAGTATTGTTGACTCACTCACTGACTTTTTGAAAAGGTCAAAATAAAACTTTTACCTCGGTTCTTCAACAATTTAAATAAGACGACAAAACAAGAAAATGCACTCTCACCTTAGTGAATTTTTTTATTACCTGCTTCCTCCATCCCAAATTAGCATTTACTTTAGCTAAAATATtacgtcccaatttatgtaatataatttgactaggcatgaagtttaagaaaaaaatgaagatttttaaattttgtggtctAAACAAGCCATAAATATTTGTATGACCGTAAATCATTTCactaagggtaaaataagaagttttacgttaaattatttctaaatatagaaacgtATCATTCTTTTTTGGTCAAACTTAAAAGAGTAGTGTGTTACATATATTGAGATAGAGGAGTATCACTTTATGAATTAAGGATTAAAGTTGACAATTATTTTTAACTATATCATTCAGGGTTGTTTGGTTTATGGACTAAATTATCCCGGGATTTTGGcctcaggataaatttatactgtCAACCAAACAGAGTATGAATTTAATATCAGAGGATATCTCACCTTACCTcgtgtaccaaacgaccccttaatatTGAAGAAGAATGCACGATATCTAAGAAGAAGCACACAATTTACTTCTATTAAATAGGCAAAATTTAGTAAATTATAAAAAAGTTAACACGACCATCAAAATGAGATGGAGGGAGTTAAAGATAAATTTGAAAATCACCAAATCTTTGTCCTAAGAGGCTTTTAAGAGAGCTAAGCGTGGTTGTCGAGAACTTGGATTAAATGAATCCCTACATTATGAGAGTGATGAAGATTGCACATAATGTACTATTTATAGATAGTTGTTTAATTTATACTGTAGTATGAATTTGAAGTAAACTTGAGTCGGTGTTTAGTCTCTTTTATGAACActcttttgaaaaataatttgaaatacAAAAACAGCGTTTTTCAATAATGCATACAAGTTTGAGAATGTTAAGGAAATAAACCACAACAATTATATTCTCACTTTTAAATAATGTTATATAGCTATAAACACTTTTCTGCTTAACAAAATCATGATGTTAATCATAGTCGATTTAAATTGCGATGGAAGTACAATAGGAATATGCATAAGCAAGGATTAGTCGAATTGTAGAAGTCATTGTATTAAAAATTGGATAGACAATGTATACAGTAAATGCGTGTTTGATTTAAAACTATACAAGGATTTGAAAATGGGTTTGAGGAGATCCCGTAGGTTTATCGTTTCGAGTGCTTTATGCATGTATATCTAATCACGATACTATTATTTAGTATATGTTATAATTTGTAATGCTTTGTTGTCATACACAGAACATAGATAGTAGCGGAGTCAGAATTTTTACTGAGcgagttcaaaatataaaaaagtgaaCATACGAAAAAGTTAgaagggttcaacatctactatatatgcataaaattttttttttttttatgtataaacaATGCTTTTTTTTCGTCAAAAGGCGTTCGGATGAACCCCTCGACCCCATGTGGCTCCAACCCTGATTATATACCAAGATTAGATATGTTTGAAATTGAAATTAGTAACTAAACAATGGATAATACAATTCAGGTTTTTATATCATGATATTAAATATATTCCTCCATCTCAAATTACTtgtcattttttgtttttgttttactCGCCCCTTAAAAATTCTATTAATTAGGAAGGGTATTTGACTAACTTTACCCTTAtataagttataatctctctatTAAacgtttactctatttatgtgtcatctccattaatgtcgaaattctactaagggtaaaatggaaaaaaataattGATTGTGCCTTGGACTcctaaaacgataaataatttgagacaactatttttagtaatcacgataaataatttgagacggaaggagtatatatatatatatatatatattgaaatagCAATAAGCAATAAAGCCCATTCGGGGAAACACTCTTTAACAAAAAAAATTTCATGTTCATAACTCTAATTCAAGACCTCTAATTAAGAAAGAAGCAGCCCCATCAGctacgtaattttttttttcttttggtggtACAAGCAATTACTACCGTGGTTGTTTGTGTTTAAATTAAAGGGCAGTGAGTGAGCTGCCAAAAAGGTTGTTTGCTCACGTCTAAACCAAAGACAACTTTAAAACAAACATTAATGAGATCTCTTTTCTTAGGGccccttttttatttatttcccaACTAGAGTAGCTAGCATATCAGTACTGCTGCCTCCTAATTGATGCAAAATGCAGACCTTTTTCTTGCTTTTTTTGCTTTTTGGTCAGTGGTAGCTAGGAAACATTGGAGACTGAGCTTTGAttcattcttttatttttatgtagGTCTCTTTGTTGTTTAGAATTTTACATGCATGTTGCTGTGTCCTGCAGGGTTCTTAGCTGAATCTCTACTCTATACACCTGTGTTTTTGTAGGTCTCGTTCTTTATGGAATTACGTTTCGTGAAGCAGTTGTCAATAGCTTATCGAGGACTTATTAGAGCcggtttggattggcttattttaggtacTTTTAAGCTAAAACAATTTTTAATCACTTTTGTAGcgtttgaataaaataaaaaaatgctTTTAAGTATTACTTTTttcatcccataataagtgtcatcttagcaataaacacgcatattaaaaaatcaataatgcaagtgaagtttactaaactatccctatataataaaaataacaacacaggctcaaatatgcccctgaacTATACGAAATTGCACATATTTGtccgtcgttaaaaggttggtgcaaagatgcccctaacgtttttttttttgctatatatgcccttgagttaacggaaaatattggaggacatatttgttcagtttcgcatagtataggggcatacGATAAGTGTGGAGTTTCAAAATGCAGTTGCAATAAATCATAGGGGCATCTTTGCCATAATATTCACGAATTTTaatggatcaaatatgcccctatactatgcgaaactgaacaaatatgtcctccaatattttccgttaactcaagggcatatatagccaaaaaaaaaaaaaaaaaacgttaggggcatctttgcaccaaccttttaacgacgggaAAATATATGCAATTTCGTATAgttcaggggcatatttgagcctttgccgtaaaaataaactattttttcctcttgattagagtATGCAGAAGTAGTAATCTTTTTTttagctaaggtgacacttattatgggacggagggagtagtttttaagtcaaaataacaaaaataaatcaaaaatcaTAATTTAGAATTCCTAACTTATGATTTTTTATTTCTAAGTTAAAagtcataagcccatccaaatggGCTCTTAGACGTATAAACTCTTACTTGAAAGTGTgaattctgatataaatattgTATATATCATTTAATCTAGAGATAATTACCTGAAATATCACTTTTTGCGAGTTTACTCCATGAACTATCAGGCGTTTACGttttctacctaaactatcaccaactatttatcaggTAATTAGTGAACATGGTAATAATACAAAAAAGGTTGTACTAGGACAACCACATAATTTAGGTGTTTAATTGATAATTTCACTATAGTTCATGTTTGTTTTTATGTCTTATCCCAAAATTTTATAACCAAACGCTTATTCtgaaataaagtgaaaaactatttcaaaaaaaaaaaggaccctAAGGCGAGATTCCCTTAAGGAAAAGtcacacaaatacaacttttAAAAATTGTAATTAAAAAGGTTACAACTACTttctaaaaattacataaatacaacttattcaaaattttaactttttaattacaAAACTACAACTTTTACTTTCCTAAAATATCTATCGTACTCAATTTTAGGATTTACTACCATTAATGCATATTcactttttactttctttttctttcaaaatcatatccctatgtaattttcaaataaaataaaattaacttCACATCCCATAGTCCATCAACGGTTTTAAAAAGATTTTTTATTTCTTTCGTTTCCTcctctttattcttcttttttatttgcACTTGATGACTGATGCAATTTTTTTCTTgtgactaaaagaaattatttgaatttcttaatattaagaaaactacatgaaaaaatATGGTATATGGTATATGGCATAAGAGaagtacatgaaaatataccAAAAATGTATAAAGTATATAACAAAtcatgttatatgtatttatagTATATAACAGTgcaatatacataaaatataagtacaacaatatatatacttgttcaaAGAATTGtagtataatatatatcatataaataaTATACTTGTTTACTGATTAAAATGCTAGTAGAGTATGTTGGAGATTTTCAGAAAAGTATTTAATGTGTTTTAATATATATTTAAGTACGTTATCACTAATTCTTGAAACTCCTCAGTTTTAGCCTTTTATCAATAGCAACATCTTTTTATTTATGGTATAATATCATAGGGTTTGAGATAATGTTTTCTTAATAATAGGTAGGAAAGGAGAACTTGTTGGGACAAATTAAGGGGgaaaaaatatgtataaatttattactatatttatacgaaattgaccatatctaaaaaatattttatagattctgtaatttaaaaaataattgtatATTTACTAGTATTTGTGTAAGTTCCCCTTTCCTTAATTTCTGTCTTAAAAGTTGTCTTTAGTTTACAACATTTTTGGCAGCTCACTTAGAGACCGTTTGGATTTGCTTATAagtggtcaaaccagcttataagctattttttggTTTTTTAGGTGTTTGACAaactagcttataagctaaaaaatgCTTGGTaagccccaaaaaaaaaaattggtaagtTGGGTCatttttttacttataagctgttttttggtcaaaccagcttataaatcacttttttttaagctacgccaaacgggctcttactatCCTTTAATTAAACACACTAACAACTTTATTGCTTTTTGGGCCAATAATATATGCTTGTTGGTAACGGTGAAAATAGTCTCGGCCCATAAATGTTAAAAATAATGAATTGGAAGACTTATTTCGTTGTTTTGACAAAGTATTTGACTCATTTTGATCCCAAATGGATTGTAAGTTCTGGCGTCGTCAGAGAAATAATGTACAAATGCTCAACTTCAAATAGACAGAATATGTAAGATAAATATGATCTAGATATGTAGATTTAAATTAGATAATAATAATTGAAACTGAACCCTGTTGATGATAGCCAAATTGTTTTGTTTTATTCATACATCAACAAAGCTAGCAACATGAAACTCATGAGTACTAATTGGGAAAAAAACATAGTAATGTTTTCTCGAATTAACATTATTGTTATTGCAAATTTATGACTAATGACAATTAGCACCACATGCTTCTTGAGTAACATAGCATTTGTTTGGTGTATTCAAATTGCAACACCATAGTTCGGGTACACCAGTAGATTGGAAGCAATGCTCGATTGATTTAACTTCTCCTGTTGTACTTTCATTACCTGCATTTTATTAAAACAGAAAACATATAAAACTAGTTAACTTTTATATATTGGCAATGCATAATAAATTAAATAACAATAATACTAATAAGTATaaaaatatgaatatggatatacaTTGATGGAGAGCCAACATAGAAAACAAAACTATGCAAAGCAGCAAAACCGATTGAAGGGAGAATTTTGTAGTGGCCATGGAAGATATGATTTAGTGCTCAAAACACAAAAGAAAGTGagaaatatttatgaaatttttcAAAATATATAGCCATTGAAAGTACTTGATTTTGGTCACCAACACCAACTATTGATTAATTTATAAAGTTATTTCTTAATCTATAGATTCATACAATCTTGGGGATAAGATAGCTAATGTGGCATCATTTAGTGATCAAGATCTCAAATTATTTCCTAATCTATCAAGTTATTTCCTAATCTATAGATTCATACAATCATGGGGATAAGAGAGCTGATGAGGCATCCTTTAGTGATCAAGATCTCAAATTATTTCCTAATCTATCAAGTTATTTCCTAATCTATAGATTCATACAATCCCAGAGATAAGAGA
The sequence above is a segment of the Lycium barbarum isolate Lr01 chromosome 6, ASM1917538v2, whole genome shotgun sequence genome. Coding sequences within it:
- the LOC132600478 gene encoding protein SOSEKI 3 isoform X2; this translates as MDGRMKKYRQLSPDRAKVWTEKSPKYQQQQPRLTNGKVPVVYYLSRNRQLEHPHFIEVPLSSSDGIYLRDVIERLNVLRGRGMASLYSWSCKRSYKNGFVWHDLCEDDLILPAHGNEYVLKGSELFDESDAGRFSPAANVRLSNQKLLPEPQSSRSQDDTSSSSSMNEKGIKNSQDDESPPPVQQSGSSAVSPQSSSADKSSSWNGSLSLTEYKIYKTEGLADASTQTDDNASKTRPPETCTRGVSTDDGSMEPENNEIHEVPVQPTNESAQLCRETVSPAPSSSSASSSGGRTDTLESLIRADINKLNSFRIIEGEEFRVPKTKLKPSNVLMQLISCGSISVKDHTFGLIPTYRPRFSHSKFPSPLFSTSLSLGDLDCLAENPRFTGLKLEDKEYFSGSLLETNMTKEPTLLKRSSSYNADRTNKELGDSVEDKEEKKAGTKCIPRSIKVSLNKQQARSESMKSPLSEGPRISSDRIGSSRTLTSDTSCGGSKRITEPSPGNRHSNRIDSFREEKDNVIKIEESLLQELGL
- the LOC132600478 gene encoding protein SOSEKI 3 isoform X1, with the protein product MDGRMKKYRQLSPDRAKVWTEKSPKYQQQQPRLTNGKVPVVYYLSRNRQLEHPHFIEVPLSSSDGIYLRDVIERLNVLRGRGMASLYSWSCKRSYKNGFVWHDLCEDDLILPAHGNEYVLKGSELFDESDAGRFSPAANVRLSNQKLLPEPQSSRSQDDTSSSSSMNEKGIKNSQDDESPPPVQQSGSSAVSPQSSSADKSSSWNGSLSLTEYKIYKTEGLADASTQTDDNASKTRPPETCTRGVSTDDGSMEPENNEIHEVPVQPTNESAQLCRETVSPAPSSSSASSSGGRTDTLESLIRADINKLNSFRIIEGEEFRVPKTKLKPSNVLMQLISCGSISVKDHTFGLIPTYRPRFSHSKFPSPLFSTSLSLGDLDCLAENPRFTGLKLEDKEYFSGSLLETNMTKEPTLLKRSSSYNADRTNKELGDSVEDKEEKKAGTKCIPRSIKVSLNKQQARSESMKSPLSEGPRISSDRIGSSRTLTSDTSCGGSKRITEPSPGNRHSNRIDSFREEKDNVIKIEERLASGARVIIQSTGAFDNDEH